The Sphingomonas sanxanigenens DSM 19645 = NX02 genome includes a region encoding these proteins:
- a CDS encoding class I SAM-dependent methyltransferase, which translates to MTDTVSFGYENIDASEKTGRVGEVFSNVARRYDLMNDAMSGGMHRLWKDRFVRRLKPRAGEQVLDMAGGTGDIAFRIQRSGAQVTVSDINADMLAVGMERAQKKGLTGLVWSEQNAETLTFSDRQFDAYTIAFGIRNVTHIQQALGEAHRVLKRGGRFFCLEFSTTLWPGFAEVYDAYSHHMVPKLGKLLANDADSYRYLIESIRRFPDMPTFEGMIGKAGFVRTQVEPLLGGLVAIHSGWKI; encoded by the coding sequence ATGACCGACACCGTATCCTTCGGCTACGAGAATATCGACGCTTCGGAAAAGACCGGACGCGTCGGCGAAGTCTTCTCGAACGTCGCCCGCCGCTATGACCTGATGAACGACGCCATGTCGGGCGGCATGCACCGGCTGTGGAAGGACCGCTTCGTGCGCCGGCTGAAGCCCCGCGCCGGCGAACAGGTGCTCGACATGGCGGGCGGCACCGGCGACATCGCCTTCCGCATCCAGCGATCGGGCGCGCAGGTGACCGTGTCTGACATCAATGCCGACATGCTGGCCGTCGGCATGGAGCGCGCGCAGAAGAAGGGGCTCACCGGCCTCGTCTGGTCCGAACAGAATGCGGAGACGCTGACGTTCTCCGATCGCCAGTTCGACGCCTATACGATCGCGTTCGGCATCCGCAACGTCACCCACATCCAGCAGGCGCTTGGCGAGGCGCACCGCGTGCTGAAGCGCGGCGGCCGCTTCTTCTGCCTGGAGTTTTCGACGACGCTGTGGCCCGGCTTCGCCGAGGTCTACGACGCCTATTCGCATCACATGGTGCCCAAGCTCGGCAAGCTGCTGGCGAACGATGCCGACAGCTATCGCTATCTGATCGAATCGATCCGCCGCTTTCCCGACATGCCCACCTTCGAGGGGATGATCGGCAAGGCCGGTTTCGTGCGCACGCAGGTGGAGCCGTTGCTCGGCGGCCTCGTCGCGATCCACAGCGGCTGGAAAATCTGA
- the mutM gene encoding bifunctional DNA-formamidopyrimidine glycosylase/DNA-(apurinic or apyrimidinic site) lyase, with protein sequence MPELPEVETTVAGLRSVLLGERLARVEPRRADLRRPIPVDLRQRLTGATVTALGRRAKYGLIDTDRGDTLIFHLGMSGRWRVEPKEIGRHDHLLIETDSGRRLSLNDPRRFGSLDIVRTDALADFASFAALGPEPLGDGFDAAHLADAFAGRIAPVKALLLDQRIVAGLGNIYVCEALHIARIAPDRAGGLIPRAKLKALVVAVRQVLAAAIAAGGSTLRDYARPDGELGYFQKQWLVYGREGEACACGTIVSRRVDGGRSTFYCAKCQR encoded by the coding sequence ATGCCTGAACTTCCCGAAGTCGAAACCACCGTCGCGGGCCTCCGATCGGTGCTGCTGGGCGAGCGGCTGGCGCGTGTCGAGCCACGCCGCGCCGACCTGCGTCGCCCGATCCCGGTCGACCTGCGTCAGCGGCTCACCGGCGCCACCGTCACCGCGCTCGGCCGCCGCGCCAAATATGGGCTGATCGACACCGATCGGGGCGACACGTTGATCTTCCATCTCGGCATGTCCGGGCGCTGGCGCGTCGAGCCCAAGGAGATAGGCCGGCACGATCATCTGCTGATCGAGACGGACAGCGGCAGGCGCCTCTCGCTCAACGATCCGCGCCGCTTCGGCTCGCTCGACATCGTCCGCACCGACGCGCTGGCGGACTTCGCCTCCTTTGCCGCGCTCGGCCCGGAACCGCTGGGCGACGGGTTCGACGCCGCGCATCTGGCCGACGCCTTCGCCGGGCGAATCGCGCCGGTGAAGGCACTGCTGCTCGATCAGCGAATCGTTGCGGGGCTCGGCAACATCTATGTCTGCGAGGCGCTGCATATCGCGAGGATCGCGCCGGACAGGGCGGGCGGGCTCATCCCGCGCGCGAAGCTGAAGGCGCTGGTCGTCGCGGTGCGCCAGGTGCTGGCGGCGGCGATCGCAGCGGGGGGATCCACGCTGCGCGACTATGCGCGGCCCGACGGCGAGCTGGGCTATTTCCAGAAGCAATGGCTGGTCTATGGCCGCGAGGGTGAGGCGTGCGCGTGCGGCACGATCGTCAGCCGGCGTGTCGATGGCGGGCGAT